DNA sequence from the Cupriavidus sp. WKF15 genome:
GATCGCCTCGACCATGTGGAACAGCGCAAGCGGATGCAATTCGTCGTCATGATCCAGCAGGCCGATGTACTCGCCCGTAGCCATCTCGAGTGCGGTATTGCTTGCCGCACTAATGTGACCGTTGGTTTCGCGGTAGGTCACCTTAATGCGCGAATCGCGAGCGGCATAGGCGTCGAGCATTTCGCGAACATGTGGTTCGGTCGAACTGTCGTCTGCGACGCAAAGCTCCCAGCGATCGTAGACCTGCGCGACAACGGACTCGATCGCCTTCTGAAGCCATTGCTCGGGCGTGTTGTAGACCGGCATTGCAATGCTGATCAGTGGCTGATGGGGCCAATTCGCAGCGCCTTCGCGATAGCGCGGAAAGTTGGATGGCGACGGCTCATTGTTCTCGATCCAGCGCTCATAGCTCAGCTCAACCTGATTGCCCGCCCAGTTCGAGCCATCGCCAGTACTGTCATCCGTCACAACTATGCGCCGTGAGTCGGAGCAGGCTTGATTGGCTCCGCCGACAATCTCGATACGCAGATCGAGCACCGAGAACAAGCCCGGATGGGAGACCGCATCGAAGCGCAAGCCATTCAGCGACGCAGGGAAAGCAATCTCCTGATCCACGAAACCATCCGGATCAACATTAAAGTAGATAGCACCCTGTTCAGACAGCCCCGCACCGACATCCACATAGAGCACGCAAGGTGAACGGCGCAGGTGTTTGGTGGCGAGCCTGAATGAGAACCGCACCACGTGCTCTCGCATTTGCTCCCAGCCCTCTATCAGGAATTGAGGATCTCCGGTGATTGCCTGCCACTGGAACGCGGGTTCCGTGGCGGACTCGACGTTCCTGAATGCTTTCAGTTGGAATTTCATTTCTTGATCACAGAGCTATAGATTGTCGCCATGGGTTCGAGCACAGCAGACCAGCGAAAGTCCCGCGTTGCGGTATGCTGGCTGTATCCGAGTGAACCGCCGATGGCGGCGAGGAGCGCCCGAACGATACTCTGGGTATCGTTCGGATCCAGATAGGCCACGTCGTCGCCGAAATACTCAAATGTCGACCCAACTTGGGTCACAGCAATACGGCAGCCCGCTGCGTAGGCCTCCAGGGCAGCCAGGCCAGGTGTTTCAAGCGTACTTGGCAGGCAGAACACATCACATGCCACATAGGCCGAGCGCAACAGCAGGGAATCATGTGGGAGGGGGCCTAAATAGGCCACCTGGTTGCCGCCTTCCTCCAGGCATTGGCGAGCGTAGGCCGGATCGCGCTGATGGCCAATCAGAACGAGCTTGCGCTCCGGGAAAGCTTTCATCGCCCGCACCAGCGAAAGCTGGTTCTTGCGCGGCTCAATATTCCCTACATTGAGCACAAAGGCACCGCCAATGTCGAAATGCTCGCGGAACAGATCAGGCGAAACCTCCTCATAGAACATCGGCTCTACACCGTTGAGCACAGAGACAAAGCGTTCGCGGGGCTGGTCGAATACGCGCGCGAGCGTGTCGCATTCAATCTCGGAGTTCGCGATGACACGATCGGCCAACGAAAACTGGTGTGCGATCTCGGCCATCGGATACAGGTGTGCGGTCTCTTCGGTAACCCACAAGCTGGAGGACACGACCAGCGGCAAGCCCAGTTGCCGGACAAAATTGCAGTAATGGACGGACCCGCCCACACACGAAAAGAAATGAACCAGTTCGTGATCGAGGAAGCGTGGATTCCAGGGGTCAAACAACGTGACGTTGATACCAAAGCGCGGAAGGTTGCGTTGGTATGCCAGCAACTGGATTTCCCCACCGCCAGGAGTGTGGAATGCCATTGGATAGGTCGTAAATAGTGCCTTCATTCGTAGTACTCTTCACCGCGGCAGCGACCACGCGGGTCACGCGCTTTTGATTGCATGGTGCACACAGCCGGTTCCGTCAGTCTGAGCAGCCTCCGCACCCGCCGCCGACATCACAGTCAGGCTTGCCGAATGTTCGGCATCGCTGGTCAACATGAGCCCTCTGCCCCGCTTGCATCAGTGAACCTGTGCGCGACGTAACGCGTCTGAGCGACCTTCCGATATAGATCGTCATAAGCCTTGCCAAGCGCCGCGCCTGAAAACAAGCGCAAATATCGTTCGCGCGCGGCCTCGCCCATCTTCGCGGCGGATTCCGAATCAGCCAGCAACCGGCGCAGCGCCGCGGCAAGTTCAACGGGTGCCTCCGGCGGAACCACAAGGCCGGTCACGCCATGCTCATTCACGAACGATGTGCCACTTCCTACCTCGCAACAAACCATTGGCTTTCCGAACATCGCAGCTTCAACTAGTACCATGCCGAAAGCTTCTGATCGAAGATGCGATGGCAGCACGAGTGCACGGCAACGGCGCAATAGTGCGATCTTCTCCGCGTCGGAAACCTGTCCGGCAAATACAACCCGCTCGGCGCGATGCTGCACCGCCAGCGCCTTCAGGCGTTCCATTTCGGGGCCGGATCCTGCGATCACTATCCTTGCCGGCACATCGCGTGCGGCTTCTATTAGCGTGTGAAGGCCCTTGTAGTAGCGAAGCACCCCCAGCGCCAGGAAAACCGGGGCGCCGGCGCAATCGTCATCAATTCCAAAGCGCTCAAGCAACGCCGCGTCGTTCGATGTGGGCGTCGTATTTGCATAATCCCCGATACCAAGCGGAATCGAATGCAGCAGCCCCTTTTTCACCATCGCCCCGAGCACAGGGCTCGTGCGTGCATATGTGGGGGACGTCGCGACGACCGCGTCCATCGAGTCGAGCATTCGTCGCATTAGCGGCCTGTATAGCATCCCCAGGTACCGCTGGCGGACGATATCTGAATGATAGGTCATCACCGCCGGCTTGTTCCTTCGGCCCAGCATGCGCAGCACGTCGCCGAACGGCCAGGGAAAGTGAAAGTGAAGCACATCGGCCCAACGCTCGAGCTCGCGAAAACGAAGTAGGGAGTGGGGCCCACCGAGATCGCAGGAAGCCGGTGCTGCCCACGACCTGGCACGAACCACTTGCCCCTCAGGCAAGCTCACCAATTGCGGCTCCGGTGTCGGCGACATGGTGAAAATTCGCGATTCGATTCCCCGTTCCGAGCAGGACAGGGCGATTTGCCGGATAGCCTCCTGAAGGCCGCCCGGAGGATCCGGAAAATAAGTGCGATAGATGTGCAGCACGCGAAGCGGCCTTGCTGCTGCGCCACCAGCGCCAGCACGTCGGGGGGAAAAAGCAGGCGTCATGCGTGACCCTCCAGACTGCGTACCGTTTCGAGCATCTTGATGGTACGGGCGTCCCAGGTATTGTCGCCGACGAAACGACATGACTCATCGCAGCTCAACCTGCCACGTGCAAGCTGCTTTTCAATTGCGGCGATAAAGCTGTCGACATCCGCGCCAACTTCGAGGCCGTTCAAACGTGCCTCGGTAAACGCGAGGGGCGTCGAAACGACTGGCAGGCCGGCCGCAAGGTACTCGAAAAACTTCATCGGGAACATGGACTTCGTGTAGTCATTAATCAGTGACGGCAGCAAACCAACTTGCATGACGCGAAGGTAGTCCGGCAATCGTGCATAGCTGCGGTAACCCAAAAAATGCACATTGGCCAGTTGCGCAAGTTCCGCGACCAACTCACTACGCTGGCCCTCACGTTCCTCCCCGATGAAGACCCACTGCCAGTCAGGCCG
Encoded proteins:
- a CDS encoding glycosyltransferase codes for the protein MTPAFSPRRAGAGGAAARPLRVLHIYRTYFPDPPGGLQEAIRQIALSCSERGIESRIFTMSPTPEPQLVSLPEGQVVRARSWAAPASCDLGGPHSLLRFRELERWADVLHFHFPWPFGDVLRMLGRRNKPAVMTYHSDIVRQRYLGMLYRPLMRRMLDSMDAVVATSPTYARTSPVLGAMVKKGLLHSIPLGIGDYANTTPTSNDAALLERFGIDDDCAGAPVFLALGVLRYYKGLHTLIEAARDVPARIVIAGSGPEMERLKALAVQHRAERVVFAGQVSDAEKIALLRRCRALVLPSHLRSEAFGMVLVEAAMFGKPMVCCEVGSGTSFVNEHGVTGLVVPPEAPVELAAALRRLLADSESAAKMGEAARERYLRLFSGAALGKAYDDLYRKVAQTRYVAHRFTDASGAEGSC
- a CDS encoding glycosyltransferase family 4 protein, whose amino-acid sequence is MKALFTTYPMAFHTPGGGEIQLLAYQRNLPRFGINVTLFDPWNPRFLDHELVHFFSCVGGSVHYCNFVRQLGLPLVVSSSLWVTEETAHLYPMAEIAHQFSLADRVIANSEIECDTLARVFDQPRERFVSVLNGVEPMFYEEVSPDLFREHFDIGGAFVLNVGNIEPRKNQLSLVRAMKAFPERKLVLIGHQRDPAYARQCLEEGGNQVAYLGPLPHDSLLLRSAYVACDVFCLPSTLETPGLAALEAYAAGCRIAVTQVGSTFEYFGDDVAYLDPNDTQSIVRALLAAIGGSLGYSQHTATRDFRWSAVLEPMATIYSSVIKK